The following are encoded together in the Citrobacter arsenatis genome:
- a CDS encoding replication protein — translation MSNTAEVIKFPAPLQEQQESHMAELENGYLRIANQIQDALCIVELSGREFRVLNAIIRLTYGWSKKSDRITNSLIADKTALKVKHVSEAVVSLAYRNIIILRRIGQTRYIGINTCLDKWAYTKPNCMKCPEAFPAAEVKTWVINAPEFMICDPRNQGQLSPKIGMVNPENRDGEFTPPTIPENRDGYPRIQGEVSPKTGNTKDILPNTNIKTDLTPSNPPKGKVKFDPLTIPVPEWLDSESWSEWVAYRQQSGKAIKTELTVTKAFKLLKTCLDEGHNPVDVINTSIANGYQGLFKPKFPVKPTAGSRLGIDYNNTDWIDGVIDENSL, via the coding sequence ATGTCAAATACCGCTGAAGTTATCAAATTTCCCGCACCTCTACAGGAGCAACAGGAGAGCCATATGGCTGAACTGGAGAACGGCTATTTACGCATAGCCAACCAGATTCAGGATGCCCTGTGTATCGTTGAGCTATCAGGCCGTGAATTCAGGGTTTTGAATGCGATAATTCGTCTGACCTATGGCTGGTCTAAGAAGTCGGACCGTATTACTAATAGCCTCATTGCAGACAAAACGGCGCTGAAGGTTAAGCACGTGTCTGAAGCTGTGGTGAGCCTCGCTTATCGGAATATCATCATCCTGCGCCGCATTGGGCAAACCAGATACATAGGGATTAATACCTGCCTGGATAAATGGGCTTATACAAAGCCAAATTGCATGAAGTGTCCGGAGGCGTTCCCGGCTGCTGAAGTTAAAACATGGGTTATTAATGCCCCCGAATTCATGATTTGCGATCCCCGGAATCAGGGACAGCTATCCCCGAAAATAGGGATGGTTAACCCTGAAAACAGGGATGGGGAGTTTACCCCTCCAACCATCCCCGAAAACAGGGATGGTTATCCCCGAATTCAGGGAGAGGTATCCCCGAAAACAGGGAACACCAAAGACATTCTTCCAAATACAAATATAAAAACAGATCTAACCCCCTCTAATCCCCCAAAGGGGAAAGTGAAGTTTGACCCGCTGACAATCCCTGTTCCTGAGTGGCTTGATTCTGAGTCCTGGAGTGAGTGGGTTGCTTATCGTCAACAGTCTGGGAAAGCCATCAAGACCGAACTGACAGTCACCAAAGCATTCAAACTGCTGAAGACCTGCCTGGACGAAGGACATAACCCGGTGGACGTGATTAACACCAGCATCGCCAACGGATACCAGGGACTATTCAAACCGAAGTTCCCGGTTAAGCCGACTGCAGGTAGCCGCCTGGGCATCGATTACAACAACACAGACTGGATTGACGGGGTGATTGATGAAAACTCTCTCTGA
- a CDS encoding DUF4055 domain-containing protein encodes MANDDITWVRPEHRAASAAWKKYRDFCKGVEAVKAAGNKYLPYLDPTDKSSRNRKRNEDYLSRAVFYAIAANTKIGMLGMAYRKDPTFSGPEKLKYLLDNADGAGTSIYQQSQLVTENVLEVAREGIYVDYAAESDEAIILRYQAENIINWRTKRINGRDQLVLVVLRECVEEPDGYAYKDETQYRELALENAKFICRVWRRAGGSGSGAYTVDSEYHPKPKGMGYWDEIPFTFVGAQNNDPTIDDSPLAALVEINHGHYRNSADYEDSVWFCGQVQPYITGLDTNWRDHLEKKGVKIGSRSPLLLPKEGSFGYAQAQPNMLAKEAMDSKRDYMVQLGARLIEQNATAKTATQASGEQSASTSVLGICVSNVSEAYTLALGWCAKYLGIKGDEPAYTINQEFIAKVAESGMVTAIVNAWQSGALRDSDMIRALQKLDLIDPADSPDDVLDALRNQAPTLTGG; translated from the coding sequence ATGGCAAACGACGACATCACCTGGGTTCGACCAGAACACCGGGCGGCTTCTGCTGCCTGGAAGAAATATCGTGATTTCTGTAAAGGAGTTGAGGCGGTAAAAGCCGCGGGCAATAAGTACCTGCCTTATCTCGACCCAACCGATAAATCATCGCGCAACCGTAAGCGCAATGAGGACTATCTGAGCCGTGCGGTATTCTATGCCATTGCCGCTAATACGAAGATCGGCATGCTTGGTATGGCGTATCGAAAGGACCCCACCTTCAGCGGTCCGGAAAAGCTGAAATACCTGCTGGACAATGCTGACGGGGCCGGTACTAGTATTTACCAGCAGTCGCAGCTGGTGACCGAGAACGTGCTGGAGGTTGCGCGAGAGGGCATTTACGTCGATTACGCTGCAGAGTCCGACGAAGCGATTATCCTCCGCTATCAGGCTGAGAACATCATCAACTGGCGAACAAAGCGCATTAACGGACGCGATCAACTGGTGCTGGTGGTACTTCGTGAATGTGTAGAAGAGCCGGACGGTTACGCTTACAAGGACGAGACCCAGTATCGTGAGCTGGCGCTGGAGAATGCGAAGTTTATATGCCGGGTATGGCGTCGTGCAGGAGGCTCTGGAAGCGGAGCGTATACCGTCGATAGCGAATACCATCCTAAGCCAAAAGGAATGGGTTACTGGGACGAAATCCCGTTCACGTTTGTTGGCGCCCAAAACAACGATCCGACGATTGATGATTCACCACTGGCTGCGCTGGTGGAAATTAACCATGGTCATTACCGCAACAGCGCAGATTATGAGGACAGCGTCTGGTTTTGCGGACAGGTCCAGCCGTACATAACCGGGCTTGATACCAACTGGCGCGATCACCTCGAAAAGAAAGGCGTCAAAATCGGTTCCCGCTCACCACTTCTTTTGCCTAAAGAGGGCTCTTTTGGCTATGCGCAGGCGCAGCCGAACATGCTGGCGAAAGAGGCAATGGACAGTAAGCGCGACTACATGGTGCAGCTTGGCGCACGTCTGATTGAGCAGAACGCCACGGCGAAAACGGCGACGCAGGCCAGTGGCGAGCAGAGTGCATCAACGTCAGTACTGGGTATCTGCGTCTCCAACGTTTCCGAGGCTTACACGCTGGCACTGGGCTGGTGCGCGAAGTATCTGGGGATTAAAGGCGATGAGCCTGCCTACACCATCAACCAGGAGTTCATCGCGAAAGTTGCCGAGTCTGGCATGGTAACCGCTATTGTGAATGCCTGGCAGTCCGGCGCGCTGCGCGATAGCGATATGATTCGGGCGCTTCAGAAGCTCGACCTCATCGACCCGGCAGACAGCCCGGATGATGTGCTTGATGCGCTTCGCAATCAGGCTCCCACGCTGACCGGGGGCTGA
- a CDS encoding glycoside hydrolase family 108 protein, which yields MTKDDIFNSILGKEGGYVNHPNDKGGPTNWGITQATARAHGFTGDMRNLTRQQALEILEDDYWYGPRFDQIATVSPAIAAELCDTGVNMGPSVQVKWFQRWLNVFNNQQQLYPDLIADGYIGPRSISALKSYLAKRGSEGEVVLLRGLNCSQGQRYLELAEQRPANESFVYGWVRERVSL from the coding sequence ATGACCAAAGACGATATCTTCAACAGCATTCTCGGCAAAGAGGGTGGCTACGTTAATCACCCGAACGACAAAGGCGGCCCGACGAACTGGGGAATCACTCAGGCAACGGCACGCGCCCATGGCTTTACCGGTGATATGCGCAACCTGACACGCCAGCAGGCACTCGAAATACTCGAGGATGATTACTGGTATGGTCCACGCTTCGACCAGATAGCTACCGTGTCGCCGGCCATCGCTGCTGAATTGTGCGACACCGGCGTGAATATGGGGCCATCAGTGCAGGTGAAATGGTTCCAGCGCTGGCTGAACGTATTCAACAACCAGCAACAGCTCTATCCCGACCTGATCGCCGATGGCTATATCGGCCCGCGCAGTATCAGCGCCCTGAAGTCCTACCTGGCGAAGCGCGGAAGTGAAGGGGAGGTTGTATTGCTCCGCGGACTGAATTGCAGCCAAGGGCAGCGCTATCTCGAGCTGGCAGAGCAGCGCCCGGCTAACGAGTCATTCGTGTATGGCTGGGTACGGGAGCGTGTGAGCCTATGA
- a CDS encoding terminase small subunit, with amino-acid sequence MAKPDWGALRHQFLADHAATGVSPKEWCEAQGLNYTSARRYIKRPTAQKTAQKKMRTAQKDKSANELVDDDGLTAQQRLFVAEYLKDNNATAAAARAGYSDPNYGRQLISNPNVAQAIAQQQKASIARTLGSADEVLAQMWQLATFDANQLSQYRRGACRYCWGFGYQYQWRDAVEFEEKRLEATERDKREPVDVGGYGYDHTREPNPTCPRCNGDGIGQPYFADTRKLSPDAALAYSGVKLGKNGVEITAISRERMYEAVIKRLGLANSEFAQRLQQIEIDRRQLEIEKLRKELAGDGDDDEPTPVQININVVDARADDGDQPDT; translated from the coding sequence ATGGCAAAACCGGACTGGGGAGCACTGCGACACCAGTTCCTCGCCGACCATGCCGCAACCGGCGTATCACCAAAGGAATGGTGTGAAGCGCAGGGACTGAATTACACATCTGCGCGGCGCTATATCAAAAGGCCAACTGCGCAAAAAACTGCGCAGAAAAAAATGCGCACTGCGCAGAAAGATAAAAGCGCAAATGAGCTGGTGGATGATGATGGACTTACTGCTCAGCAGCGCTTATTTGTCGCGGAGTACCTTAAGGACAACAACGCCACCGCTGCCGCTGCACGTGCTGGTTATAGTGACCCAAACTACGGTCGTCAACTCATATCGAATCCTAACGTTGCTCAGGCCATTGCGCAGCAGCAGAAAGCCTCTATTGCGCGCACGCTTGGCAGTGCCGATGAGGTCCTCGCGCAGATGTGGCAGCTAGCCACCTTCGATGCAAACCAGCTTTCGCAGTATCGCCGTGGTGCGTGTCGTTACTGCTGGGGCTTCGGTTATCAATATCAGTGGCGTGATGCCGTGGAGTTTGAAGAGAAGCGGCTGGAAGCTACAGAACGCGATAAGCGTGAGCCAGTCGACGTGGGAGGCTATGGATATGACCACACCCGTGAGCCTAACCCTACCTGCCCGCGCTGCAATGGCGACGGAATAGGCCAGCCATATTTCGCAGACACCCGGAAACTTTCCCCTGATGCTGCTTTGGCATATTCCGGCGTCAAGCTGGGGAAGAATGGTGTCGAGATAACAGCAATCAGCCGCGAGCGGATGTACGAAGCCGTAATTAAGCGCCTGGGCCTGGCCAATAGCGAATTCGCGCAGCGCCTCCAGCAAATCGAAATCGACCGCCGACAGCTGGAGATTGAGAAACTCCGCAAAGAGCTGGCCGGTGATGGTGACGATGACGAACCAACGCCAGTGCAGATCAATATCAACGTAGTGGACGCGAGGGCAGACGATGGGGATCAGCCCGACACTTAA
- a CDS encoding DUF1367 family protein: MAQLQLIKQSSGILIAATPETSDILQSKFKLGAVLVAEFRQVRNPAFHRRFFALLNLGFEYWEPTGGAISSNERKLVTGYAKFLAAFGGNEGALLDAAEQYLDRIADRRAGSISVCKSFDAYRSWVIVESGHYDAIQLPDGTLRKHPRSIAFANMDEAEFQQLYKAALDVLWRWVLSRSFRNQREAENAASQLMSFAG, from the coding sequence ATGGCGCAGTTACAACTAATCAAGCAATCCTCAGGAATCCTGATCGCGGCCACGCCGGAGACCAGTGATATTCTGCAATCAAAATTCAAACTCGGCGCCGTGCTGGTGGCTGAGTTCCGGCAGGTACGCAACCCGGCCTTTCATCGTCGCTTCTTCGCGTTACTCAATCTCGGTTTCGAATACTGGGAACCCACCGGCGGGGCAATTTCTTCCAACGAACGTAAATTGGTGACCGGGTACGCTAAATTCCTCGCGGCATTTGGTGGAAACGAAGGTGCGCTGCTTGATGCAGCAGAACAATACCTCGATCGGATCGCTGACAGGCGTGCAGGAAGTATCAGTGTCTGCAAATCTTTTGATGCATACCGTTCATGGGTAATTGTCGAATCCGGCCACTATGACGCGATACAACTGCCTGACGGCACCCTTCGCAAACATCCCCGCAGCATTGCTTTCGCCAACATGGACGAAGCCGAATTCCAGCAGTTGTACAAAGCCGCGCTCGATGTTCTGTGGCGATGGGTATTGTCCCGTTCATTCAGGAACCAGCGTGAAGCGGAAAACGCCGCATCGCAGCTCATGAGCTTTGCGGGGTGA
- a CDS encoding bacteriophage antitermination protein Q, with translation MNTQFLEYVRQQLIVATADLSGATKGQLMAWLENAQFDTGRFKRKKPRVLDEVSGKMITLDNPPIPGKQSLAKGSHIPLVQPVEYSTASWRRALMSLEEHQKAWLLWNYSENVSWENQVLITQWAWSKFCEHLAGRKVSKKTIDRLRQLIWLAAQDVKGELSGKDPYQYGVLAALVGVNKTNWSQNYVEHYDAMISLYKGLDSKALLHVSRSRSQQKAANYQQGIAKMN, from the coding sequence ATGAACACTCAATTTCTTGAATACGTGCGCCAGCAACTGATAGTGGCCACCGCCGATTTAAGTGGTGCGACGAAAGGGCAATTGATGGCGTGGCTTGAGAACGCACAGTTCGATACTGGAAGGTTTAAACGTAAAAAGCCTCGAGTGCTGGATGAAGTGAGCGGGAAAATGATTACGCTGGATAATCCACCGATACCGGGCAAACAGTCGCTTGCCAAGGGATCACATATTCCCTTGGTACAGCCGGTTGAGTATTCAACGGCATCGTGGCGCCGCGCGCTGATGTCACTCGAAGAACATCAGAAAGCCTGGCTACTATGGAACTACAGCGAGAACGTAAGCTGGGAGAATCAGGTGTTGATTACTCAGTGGGCGTGGTCGAAATTTTGCGAGCATCTGGCCGGGAGGAAGGTGTCGAAGAAGACTATTGACCGGTTGCGTCAATTGATATGGCTGGCGGCGCAGGATGTGAAAGGCGAATTATCCGGGAAGGATCCGTATCAATATGGAGTTCTGGCTGCGCTGGTGGGCGTTAATAAAACAAACTGGTCTCAGAATTATGTGGAACATTACGATGCGATGATCAGCCTGTATAAGGGACTCGACTCCAAGGCGCTACTTCATGTTTCGCGATCACGTTCACAACAAAAGGCAGCAAATTACCAGCAAGGTATTGCAAAAATGAACTAA
- a CDS encoding recombination protein NinG gives MAKLPRRKCANKECRQWFHPARDTQTVCGYECASAVGKEQTRKAREDAQRKESAKQRATEKKERAAWRQRKAAVKPLKHWEDLTQRVVNDYIRERDADLPCISCGTFETVQWEAGHYRSRGKVSHLRYHEDNISKQCHHCNVQLSGNQQQYRLGLIEKIGPERVEALENNNVPHRYTIEELEAIRKRYSALRRGLIKSWEAA, from the coding sequence ATGGCTAAGTTACCGCGCCGTAAGTGCGCCAACAAAGAATGCCGCCAGTGGTTTCATCCGGCACGCGATACGCAGACCGTGTGCGGTTATGAGTGCGCCAGCGCCGTCGGCAAGGAACAGACCAGAAAAGCGCGGGAAGATGCACAACGTAAGGAGTCTGCCAAACAGCGCGCCACTGAGAAGAAAGAGCGAGCAGCCTGGCGCCAGCGTAAAGCAGCAGTAAAACCGTTGAAACACTGGGAAGATTTAACGCAGCGTGTCGTCAATGACTACATCCGCGAACGTGATGCCGATCTGCCATGCATCAGCTGTGGGACGTTCGAAACCGTCCAGTGGGAAGCTGGTCACTACCGCTCACGCGGTAAGGTATCCCACCTGCGCTACCACGAAGACAATATCAGTAAACAATGTCACCACTGTAACGTGCAGTTGTCGGGCAATCAGCAGCAGTACCGCCTTGGTCTTATCGAGAAAATCGGGCCTGAGCGCGTTGAGGCTCTCGAAAACAATAACGTCCCACACCGATACACCATCGAAGAACTCGAAGCCATCAGGAAGCGCTACAGCGCACTTCGTCGTGGATTAATTAAGAGCTGGGAGGCCGCATGA
- a CDS encoding Ig-like domain-containing protein, with the protein MEETLHQQQIYGRRADQTGIRGGGVTLSADKTSATADSTDAVTVSLKYTLNGSAVSGKTVAWTSTGGTLSTASSQTGSAGGATVKLTSDVAGTFTVTGTVEGVAKTTDEITFTAPAGE; encoded by the coding sequence CTGGAAGAAACACTTCACCAGCAACAAATCTACGGCAGGCGTGCTGATCAAACTGGAATCCGCGGTGGGGGAGTAACGCTGTCAGCGGATAAAACCTCCGCAACTGCTGACAGCACAGACGCGGTAACTGTTTCTCTGAAGTACACGCTGAATGGCTCCGCTGTATCCGGTAAAACCGTCGCGTGGACGTCCACAGGTGGCACGCTTAGCACGGCCAGTTCTCAAACAGGCTCTGCTGGTGGTGCAACGGTGAAACTCACATCAGACGTTGCTGGCACCTTCACGGTAACCGGCACGGTTGAAGGAGTGGCGAAAACCACGGATGAGATCACCTTCACTGCGCCTGCCGGAGAATAA
- a CDS encoding YlcG family protein, whose product MTFESYFADHLRVRWQRLRLYHFPGSVLTGYRILKNYIKTIGGTV is encoded by the coding sequence ATGACATTTGAATCCTATTTTGCCGATCACCTCCGCGTTCGCTGGCAAAGATTGCGCTTATACCATTTTCCCGGCTCTGTGCTGACGGGCTACCGAATACTGAAGAACTACATCAAAACCATAGGCGGTACTGTATGA
- a CDS encoding major capsid protein → MSTTVNTDLVIYDDLAQTAFLERRQDNLEVFNASSNGAILLDNELIEGDFRKRAFYKVGGSIESRNVNSVDKVTGKKIGAGEAVSVKAPWKYGPYETTEEAFKRRGRSVDEFSEVIGVDVADATLEGYVKYGLKALTAAIGANADMVVTADIETDGKKTLTRGLRKYGDKFNRVVLFVMHSATYFDIVDEAIANKIYEEAGVVVYGGQPGTLGKPVLVTDTMDADAILGLVSGAVTVTESQAPGFRSYDINDQENLAVGYRAEGVVNVDLLGYSWDTAKGDNPDLTAIGTAGNWKKHFTSNKSTAGVLIKLESAVGE, encoded by the coding sequence ATGTCTACCACTGTTAATACTGACCTGGTTATTTATGATGACCTGGCCCAGACCGCTTTTCTTGAGCGCCGCCAGGATAATCTGGAAGTGTTCAACGCTTCCTCCAACGGTGCGATTTTGCTGGATAACGAACTGATCGAAGGCGATTTTCGTAAGCGTGCTTTCTATAAAGTTGGTGGTTCCATTGAATCGCGCAATGTGAACTCTGTCGATAAAGTCACCGGTAAAAAAATCGGTGCCGGTGAAGCGGTATCCGTTAAAGCACCGTGGAAATACGGCCCGTATGAAACCACGGAAGAGGCTTTTAAACGCCGTGGACGCTCCGTTGATGAGTTCTCCGAAGTGATCGGCGTTGATGTCGCAGATGCCACGCTGGAAGGTTACGTGAAATACGGCCTGAAAGCGCTGACTGCGGCGATCGGTGCTAACGCCGACATGGTCGTAACCGCCGATATTGAGACCGACGGTAAAAAGACCCTGACGCGCGGCCTGCGCAAATACGGGGACAAGTTTAACCGCGTGGTTCTGTTCGTGATGCACTCTGCCACCTACTTCGACATTGTTGATGAGGCGATTGCCAACAAAATCTACGAAGAAGCTGGCGTGGTGGTTTACGGTGGGCAGCCAGGAACGCTGGGTAAACCTGTGCTGGTGACCGACACCATGGACGCTGATGCGATCCTTGGGCTGGTATCTGGTGCGGTTACCGTCACCGAGTCTCAGGCGCCGGGTTTCCGTTCCTACGATATCAACGATCAGGAAAACCTTGCGGTTGGCTATCGCGCTGAAGGCGTGGTGAACGTTGATCTGCTTGGCTACAGCTGGGATACGGCCAAAGGTGATAACCCTGACCTGACCGCCATCGGCACTGCGGGCAACTGGAAGAAACACTTCACCAGCAACAAATCTACGGCAGGCGTGCTGATCAAACTGGAATCCGCGGTGGGGGAGTAA
- a CDS encoding phage holin family protein: MTWHSVILDANAIICMAIVMRLMFFSKAGKTHRPGYAWMAYLLILSAGFTAFRILLGHYSNVDPGELFLNLAICIAVWRAKGNLAKVVRAD; encoded by the coding sequence ATGACATGGCATTCCGTCATCCTGGATGCAAACGCGATCATCTGTATGGCGATCGTGATGCGTCTGATGTTCTTCAGTAAGGCCGGGAAGACACACCGACCCGGTTATGCGTGGATGGCCTACCTGCTGATTCTGTCGGCGGGTTTCACCGCTTTCCGTATTCTTCTCGGCCATTACAGCAACGTTGACCCGGGTGAGTTATTCCTCAACCTGGCCATATGCATTGCTGTCTGGCGAGCCAAAGGCAATCTGGCAAAAGTCGTAAGGGCTGACTGA
- a CDS encoding terminase large subunit domain-containing protein translates to MGISPTLNIPQARFLAMEHKFKAYVAGFGSGKTWVGCGGICKGMWEHPKINQGYFAPTYPQIRDIFYPTIEEVAFDWGLSVKINEGNKEVHFYEGRRFRGTTICRSMEKPGSIVGFKIGNAMVDELDVMAAAKAQQAWRKIIARMRYKVDGLRNGIDVTTTPEGFKFVYQQFVKAGREKPELSALYGLIQASTFDNAKNLPADYIPSLLSSYPDELIQAYLRGKFTNLNSGTIYHTFNRKLNNCSDEIQDGDPLFIGMDFNVGKMAAIVHVKRNGLPRAVRELVKIYDTPAMIKRIQEEFWRYEDGRYVKSREIYIYPDASGDSRKSQNASKTDIAQLNDAGFSVIVDDANPPVKDRINSMNAMFCNANGERRYMVNVQNCPVYTESLEQQVWAANGEPDKKADNDHPNDAGGYFIVKDYPIVKPAYSITMDTTF, encoded by the coding sequence ATGGGGATCAGCCCGACACTTAATATTCCTCAGGCGCGCTTCCTCGCGATGGAACATAAGTTTAAAGCCTACGTTGCCGGGTTCGGTTCCGGTAAGACGTGGGTGGGTTGTGGCGGCATCTGTAAGGGGATGTGGGAGCACCCGAAAATCAACCAGGGGTATTTCGCGCCGACGTACCCGCAGATTCGTGACATTTTTTACCCGACGATAGAAGAGGTGGCCTTTGACTGGGGGCTGAGCGTCAAAATTAATGAGGGGAACAAAGAGGTTCACTTCTACGAGGGGCGACGGTTCCGCGGGACCACAATCTGCCGCTCAATGGAGAAGCCCGGCTCGATAGTTGGTTTCAAAATCGGTAACGCGATGGTGGATGAGCTGGACGTGATGGCAGCCGCCAAAGCGCAGCAGGCGTGGCGAAAAATCATCGCCCGTATGCGTTACAAGGTTGATGGGCTGCGTAACGGTATTGACGTCACGACCACGCCGGAAGGGTTTAAATTCGTCTACCAGCAGTTTGTGAAGGCGGGGCGTGAAAAACCAGAGCTCTCGGCCCTGTACGGTCTGATACAGGCCAGCACGTTCGATAACGCGAAGAACCTGCCCGCGGATTACATCCCGTCACTGTTGAGTTCTTATCCGGATGAACTGATTCAGGCATACCTGCGAGGGAAATTCACCAACCTCAACAGCGGGACTATTTACCACACTTTCAACCGTAAGCTGAATAACTGTTCTGACGAGATTCAGGATGGGGATCCGCTGTTTATCGGCATGGACTTCAACGTGGGAAAAATGGCCGCGATTGTTCACGTTAAGCGAAACGGCCTGCCGCGCGCTGTTCGTGAGCTGGTGAAGATCTACGACACGCCGGCGATGATTAAGCGCATACAGGAAGAGTTCTGGCGCTATGAGGACGGTCGCTACGTCAAGAGCCGGGAGATTTACATCTATCCGGATGCATCAGGCGACTCCCGCAAATCACAGAACGCCAGCAAGACAGATATTGCTCAGCTCAACGATGCCGGATTCAGCGTCATTGTTGATGATGCCAACCCGCCGGTTAAGGACCGCATCAACTCGATGAACGCCATGTTCTGCAACGCCAACGGCGAACGCCGCTATATGGTTAACGTGCAAAACTGCCCGGTCTATACCGAAAGCCTTGAACAACAAGTCTGGGCGGCGAACGGCGAGCCGGACAAAAAAGCGGATAACGATCACCCCAATGATGCTGGTGGGTACTTCATCGTGAAGGATTACCCGATCGTGAAGCCAGCATACTCAATCACCATGGACACCACCTTCTGA
- a CDS encoding putative holin, with the protein MSEPITIASGVTSATVGITFATMFPEATPGVMLCALAGAAMYVLTSEPHQLWKQMLFAVISFMGGVFFSVPMAKILAGVINTALGLLQPPVSIEVSPNVGALVSASISVAVLLRIVAKSRRGKMPGLEEEGK; encoded by the coding sequence ATGTCTGAGCCAATCACAATTGCCAGTGGGGTGACCTCCGCTACGGTAGGGATCACTTTCGCCACTATGTTCCCGGAGGCGACGCCTGGCGTAATGTTATGTGCGCTTGCCGGGGCGGCAATGTATGTGCTGACCTCAGAGCCTCATCAACTCTGGAAGCAGATGCTCTTTGCGGTCATCTCGTTCATGGGCGGCGTGTTCTTCTCCGTTCCCATGGCCAAGATACTCGCTGGCGTTATCAACACAGCCCTCGGGCTGTTGCAGCCACCGGTCAGTATCGAAGTTTCACCGAATGTCGGTGCGCTGGTATCCGCTTCCATTTCCGTCGCAGTCCTGCTTCGAATCGTCGCCAAATCTCGGCGAGGCAAGATGCCCGGACTGGAGGAGGAAGGGAAATGA
- a CDS encoding replication protein P: protein MKTLSEQMVAFDRENFARVASGMPELQDVKTPSAEQTAEIFNALFSVLRAAFPASIHTFNDQDAFDELRRQWLMAFRENGITTMEQVNAGLRVARRQERPFLPSPGQFIAWCREGRSALGISAADVMAEYWKWQKLIFRYPSSEQYPWSNPVLYHICLELRRRGTDGQLSHKELEREASDILDMWEKRVLAGKPIPPVRRTLAAPVAPNEPTPAELLKAKYDWIKSGGRA, encoded by the coding sequence ATGAAAACTCTCTCTGAGCAGATGGTCGCCTTCGACCGCGAGAATTTTGCGCGTGTAGCCAGCGGTATGCCCGAATTACAGGACGTTAAAACGCCGAGTGCAGAGCAGACGGCGGAGATCTTCAACGCCTTGTTCAGTGTGCTGCGCGCCGCGTTCCCGGCCAGCATCCACACCTTCAACGACCAGGATGCATTCGACGAACTGCGCCGCCAGTGGCTGATGGCCTTTCGCGAAAACGGGATCACCACCATGGAGCAGGTAAACGCTGGTCTGCGCGTTGCACGGCGTCAGGAGCGCCCGTTCTTACCATCGCCGGGGCAATTCATCGCCTGGTGCCGTGAAGGCCGTAGCGCGCTTGGCATTAGCGCTGCTGACGTCATGGCTGAGTACTGGAAGTGGCAGAAGTTGATTTTTCGTTACCCATCCAGCGAGCAATACCCATGGTCGAATCCGGTTCTGTACCACATCTGCCTGGAACTGCGCCGGCGCGGTACTGATGGTCAGTTGAGCCATAAAGAGCTCGAGCGTGAAGCCAGCGACATTCTGGATATGTGGGAAAAGCGGGTGCTGGCCGGGAAGCCGATCCCGCCGGTTCGTCGTACGTTGGCAGCTCCAGTGGCTCCGAATGAGCCAACCCCTGCGGAGCTTCTGAAAGCCAAATATGATTGGATCAAGTCTGGTGGGAGGGCATAG
- a CDS encoding DnaT-like ssDNA-binding protein encodes MINTDITSPDANSYASEEDLASFAAIRGIELPDKITPLLIKAMDYLEGLDWVGSKADPRQALAWPRVNVVLDEHDFPPDEVPRQVITAQCMLAVEAIDGDLLSSVREAAVKTERVEGAVTMTYAVADGEVFTPSYPAVMALLGDLAGGRGYAINAFAERA; translated from the coding sequence ATGATCAATACCGATATCACCTCTCCTGATGCCAACAGCTACGCCAGTGAAGAGGATCTTGCCTCATTTGCGGCAATACGCGGCATTGAACTGCCTGACAAGATTACACCTTTGCTGATTAAGGCAATGGATTACCTGGAGGGGCTGGATTGGGTTGGCTCAAAAGCTGACCCGAGACAGGCTCTGGCGTGGCCACGCGTGAATGTCGTTCTGGATGAACATGATTTCCCGCCGGATGAAGTTCCACGGCAGGTTATAACCGCGCAGTGCATGCTGGCGGTAGAGGCAATAGACGGCGATTTACTCTCCAGCGTGCGCGAAGCTGCTGTGAAAACTGAACGTGTGGAAGGTGCCGTCACCATGACCTATGCGGTCGCAGATGGTGAAGTCTTCACGCCGTCCTATCCTGCCGTTATGGCGCTGCTGGGCGACCTCGCTGGTGGTCGTGGTTACGCCATTAATGCATTTGCAGAGAGGGCCTGA